The Amycolatopsis nigrescens CSC17Ta-90 genomic interval CACGAACCGGCGCAGCGCGAGGGTGGCGATCGGCTCCAGCTCGTCGACCGGGCCGGTCTGCGGCGGCACCAGCCGGGTGGCCAGCCGGTGCGAGCTGCGGCCGACCCGCAGGTGCAGGAAGTCCTGGTCGTTCTGCCGGCGCTCCCACATCCGCCGCGACGCCGCCAGCGACCACAGGGTCTGCGGGTCCGGGTGCACCCATTCCAGCGCCGCGCGCTGGTCGGCCATGGCCTCCCTGGCCCTGTCCCGCATCTGGCCGAGGTAGCGCAGGTAGTCCTTGCGGTCCTCGTTCATCTCGGCCTTCTTGGCGCCGCCGCCCTTGCCGCCGCCGGCGAACATGCCGACCATGCCCATCATCATCATCAGCGGCATCATCATGAACATCGGGTTACGGAGCGCCGCCCCGCCGCCGCTCATGAACATGAAGGCGATCATCCCGACCATGCCGACCACCATCACGACGGGCATCAGCTTCATCACGATGCTGCCCGGGATGGTCCTCGGCACCTCGGGTGGCGGTTCGAGGTGAACCTCCCCACCGGGTGGACGCGGAGCAGCAAGGCGCGGCGACTTCTTGAACTGCAGCGTGCTCACCGAAAAGACCCCTCATTCAACTCGGCGACGGTGGACACCAGGTCCACGGCCGCCCCACACGTTAGCGAATCACCAGCGGTCGGGGGGCACAGACCGCCCAACCGATTCTCCTCCCGCCGAAACCGTCACCAGCGAAGTCCGGCCGGGGAGTCACGGCTTGGAGTACCAGCAGGTCGTACATGGCAGACTGACCGCGCAATGGAGCTCGCCCGGCATTTCCGGTAAGGCGACGATACGGGTCGTCCGAGTCCGGTATAAGTACTCGCAGCATTCTGTCCAGGTAGGGGAGCAAGGAAGTGGCAACCGGCACGACGGTATTCAGCAGGGTCACGGTGGTGGCCCCACGCACCCGGATCGATGTGGCCCTACCGGCCGATGTCGCGGTCGCCGACCTGCTGCCGATGTTGCTCGAGATGGCGAGAGAAGCGACCCCGGACGGCGGCGCCAGGCACGGCGGCTGGGCGCTGGCCAAGCTGGGCGACGCGCCGCTGGACCCGAGCCGCACCCTGGCGTCACTCGGTGTCGTGGACGGCGAGCTGCTGCAGCTGCGCCGCCGGAACGAGAACCCGCCCCCTCCTCTCTATGACGATGTGGTCGACGCGATCGCCGAGTCCGACCCGGACAGCTTCCGGCCGTGGACCAAGGAGACCGCGCGGCGGATCGGCCACATCGCCGGCGGGCTCGCGCTGGTGCTGGCCGCGGTGGCGCTGTTCATGGGCGGCTCGCTCTACGGCGGCAGCGCGCTGGCGTCCGCGATCACCGGCGGCGTCGGCGCGATCGCCTGCGTGTCGCTCGGCGCGGTGCTCGCCAAGGCCTACCAGGCCGAGGCCACCGGGGTGCTGATCGCCGCGGCGGGCGGGCTCCCGCTCGCCTTCGTGGCCGGCTTCTACATCGTGCCCGGGGTCTCCGTACGGGCGAACCTGCTGCTGGGCAGCGGCCTGGTGGTGATCGTCGCAGCGGTGGCGATCATGGTCATGGGCGCCGGCATCACCACGTTCATCGCGGCCGCGACGGCCGGCCTGATCGGAGTCATCGCCTTCCTCATCGCGACGCTGATCGCGCACCCCGCGCCGGGGATCGCGGCCGGTACCGCGGCGGTCTCGCTGGCGCTGATCTCGATCCTGCCGAGGGCGACCATCTGGCTGGCCAAGCTGCCGTTGCCGCACGTGCCGGGCAACGCGGAGGAGCTCAAGGAGGACTCCGGCTTCCCGGACTACACCGCGATCGAGCGCCGGACCAACGTCGCGCACAACTACATGACCGGCCTGCTGATCGGCTGTGGCGGGGCGACCGCGGTCGCCGCGATCATCGCGTCCACCTCGTCCACCGTGTTCGGCATCATCATGGGCGTTGTCGCCACGCTGGTCCTGCTGCTGCGGGCCCGGTCCTACGCGAACGGCAGCCAGGCGATCGCGCTGCTGACCACCGGCATGGTCTCGGCCGGCGGCATCCTGCTGGCCTGGCTCGGCGTGGAGGACGCGTTCGGCAGGCTGCTCTGGGTGTTCAGCGCGCTGATCCTGATCGCGGCCGGCTCGCTGGTGGTCGGGGTGATCTTCCCGAACCAGCGGTTCTCGCCGCCGATGCGGCGCACCGTGGAGATCATCGAGGCGATCTGCATCGCGACCGTACTGCCGCTCGCACTCGCCGTGATGGACCTCTACTCGACGTTGCGGCACATCTCCTTCAAGTGATCGGACCGGTCGTTCATGGCACCCGCACGCAGGAATAGCCGGACGCGCGTGCGCCCGTCCGGCCCCACCGGCAGGACGGCGACCGTGCTGCTGGCGGCCACCATCGGCATGCTCGGCCCCGGCGTGGGCCCGCTGACCGCGACGGCTCAGGCCCAGGACGGGGAGTACTACGCGACTCCGCCGCCGGTGCAGGAGAGCCAGGTCCCGCCGGACGCGGCGCCGAAGCCGGACCGCGCCTACGAAAAGGGCACGGCGTGCGTCACGCGCAACCTCGGCGAGACCGTGGTGCTGCGGAACAGGCCGTGGGGCCAGGGCCATCTGCAGATCGATGACGTGCACAAGATGCTGCAGGCGAGCAACATCAGCGCCGGTGGCGGGGTGAAGGTCGCGGTGATCGACACCGGGGTGACCGAGCACGCCTACCTGTCGGGACGGCTGGAAGCCGGCGGCGACTACGTGGAGGAGTCCAAGCAGGGACTCGAGGACTGCGACGGGCACGGCACCGAGGTGGCCGGCATCATCGCCGCGAAGACCCCGCCCGACATCGCCTTCCGCGGGGTGGCCCCGGACGCGCAGATCGTGTCCATCCGGCAGTCCAGCCAGAACTACAAGCCCGCCAAGGAAAGCCAGACCGCGCAGCCGCCGGCGACCGGGCAGCAGCCGCCTCCCGAGGGGGGCACGCCGTCGAACACCGCGACGCCGGGGACGGAGCTGCCGCCGTCCAACGGTGGCGGGCAGCCCGCGGGCGACGAAGAGACCGGCTCGCAGCAGGGCGGCGGCGGTAAGCGCCAGCAGGACCAGGAAGGCGCCGCGGGGACCGTGGACACCCTGGCCCAGGCCGTCCGGCACGCCGCGGACATCAGCGGGGTCAAGGTCATCAACATGTCGGTGGACAACTGCCGGCCCGCCAACGGCTCCATCTCCGCCGGTGAGAGGCGGCTGCAGGCGGCCGTGCGGTACGCGGTCAACAAGGACGTGGTCGTGGTGGCCGCGGCCGGGAACACCGGCGAGAACTGCCCGCAGAACGGCGGGCCCGGCGCTGACCCGAACCGGCCGAGCACGATCGTCACCCCGCCCTGGTTCGGCACCGACGTGCTGTCCGTGGCGGCGATCGACCAGAGCGGCGGTGTCGCGGAATTCAGCGTGCACGGGCCGTGGGTCAGCGTGGCGGCGCCGGGGACCGACATTATTTCACTCGATCCAGCGACAAAGGGTTCGACGAACCTGGCCAACCAGACCATCGAGAACGGCGAGCCGCAGTACATCCAGGGCACCAGCTTCGCGGCGCCTTACGTCGCCGGAGTGGCCGCGCTGGTGCGGGCGAAGTACCCGGACCTGAACGCCCGCGAGGTGATGCGGCGGATCACCAGCACCGCGCAGCACCCCGGCGCGGCCAGCGGCCGAGACAACTTCGTCGGCTACGGCGTGGTCAATCCGATGGCCGCGCTGACCGCGGTCATCCCGGCGGAGGAGAACCTGCCGCCCGCCGCGTCCCAGCCGGTGCCGCCCGAGATGCCGGGGTCGTCGGACCGCGACTGGACCCCGATGATCGTCGCGCTGGCCGGCACCGGCGGCGGCCTGATCGCACTGCTGATCACGCTGTTCACCGTGCACACCATCCGCCGCACCCGCGACCGCTCCGCCACCCAGCGCGTTTAGCGGGCTAACCGCGCTCCTCCCGTCCCGAACGGCGGGTGGGGCGAAACGGGTCGTCGGGTTCTGTCACCTCTGTGGACGGTTCCTGGCGTCGTGACCGAGGCGGTAGACAGCAATCACGGGGCACGGCCCATATCGGCCGTGCCCCGTGATTGCGTTGCTCAGGTTCTGCTGGCGACAAGGTCTCCCCGCCGCCGGGCTTCAGTTGCCGGACGGCGCTCCCGCGGCCTGCGGAGCGGGCGTCGGGAACGAACCCGCCTTCGGATCGGTCGGCACCGAGTCGTAGCTCTTCTGGACGTCACCGGTGTTCAGCGACGCACCGGTCGGCAACAGCCTGATGATCGCCTCCGGCGCGGGCCGAGGATCGGTCAGCCCCAGGCCGTTGGCCGTGTTGACGTCGGGCACGCCGTACCGCAGCCCGCGATCCGACACCAGGCTGATCTGTCCACTGTTGAACGATTCCTTCGAAGTGGCGGCGCGCACCACCGCACCCCGGCCGGGCTGCAGGTAGAAGCCATTGATCTTGAACCCGTCCGGGCCCGGCTGGCTGAGCGGCATCGCCTGCGACTGGCCCTGTGCGTTCTTCGGGCCGGGCAGCTGACTGCCGACGAAGACCGCGGTGTGCCCGTCCTCGTTCGGCGTGCCCTTGTTCACGATGTTCCAGCCGAGGCAGGTGAGCGGGGTCAGCGCCGGCTCCAATGTGGTCGGTACCGACTTCGGGTAGTCCTCGACCGCGAGCGCGCCCGGCGTTCCCGCCTGGATCAGCGGGAGCTGCTGGAGTTTGTCGAGGGAAACCTCCGGCAGTGCACCGACCCGGCCGCCCGAGTTCTCCGCCAGCAGCAAGTCGGCCACTGCCGCGGACACCTGCTGGACACCGTTCGGCAGGATCGCCCAGGCGTCCTGGCCGCCGACTCGTGTGGTGGCGAACACCTGACCGATCATCAGCGACTGCGACACGGTGAAGGTGGCCGGGCGCTGACCCTTGTTCGGGATCACCGGGGCCTTCAGCTCACCGACCTCCGGGATGGCGTTCAGCAGACCGGTCGAGATGCGCCGGCTCTTCTGCTTGTTGAGCTGCAGTGCCACGGCCACGGCCGGCTTGCTCAGGTCCACCCGCGCCCGCACCGCGTTGGCACTGGTCCGGTTGACATTGTTCTCTTGCCGGTAGATCAAATAGGACTGGCCGTTGTCCGCGGTCACCAGCAGGGACTCTTCCTGTCCCAGCTCGCGCCCCAGATTGGGGACCCCGGCGAACACGGTGGTCTCGGTCGTGGCCTGCTCCAGGCCGACCTGGGAGGGCAGGCTCGGATCGATCTTCGTGAGATCGCACACGCCCCAGTCGTCCGACACCCGCTGGTCCTTGTTCGGCAGCAACTGCGGACCGTCGATGATGCCGGTCATCTTGCCCCGGGTGATGTCCTTCAGCTGCTCGTCCGGTACGACCTTCGGATCCTCCACTTTGGCCCCGGAACTCTGCGCCGGTGCGCCCTGGCCGCCCTGTTGCTGCTGCTGAGCCATCAGCAGCAGGCGCGCGGAGGCGAGGTTGAAGACCGGGATCAGCTTGGGCGGGTTCGCGGTCTTGACGAACACCGCGCCGGACTGCTCACCGATCACGATTCCCGAGTCCGGTGGCGTCGGCTTGGGGTTGAGCAAGCCGACGATCAGGAAGCCGAGCATGCCCAGCATGCCCAGCACCACACCGACGATGGTCGCCCGCGTGTGCGTGCGCATCGGGTCGTGCAGCATGACGGCGTCCCTGCGGACCAGCGCCGACTGCATACGACGCAGCACGAACTGGTACGCCTGGACTTGAGACTTAGTCGTCGGTGTTGAAGGCATTCTCGACCTACAGCTCTCCCAGTCGCGGTACGGTTCCGCAGGATAGTCGTACGGGACCGTCCTGGTGTGGGTTTCTACCAACCCCAGCTAGTGTCAGGCATCCCGGGACCGGCTTTCCGGGTACGTAGCACTTACGAGGGGAAGAGAACGCGCGGATGTCCGTCACCACTCCTCCACGTCCGGGTGGACCGCCGGGGTCACCGCCACCTCCGGGACGGCCCCCTGGGCCGCCGCCGCGACCTGGCAGACCAGGCGGCCCCACCGGTGGACCGGGAGGCCCAGGCGGGCCCCGCGGTCCCGGAGGGCCTGGTGGACCCGGTGGCCCTGGCGGCCCCGGAGGTCCAGGTGGGCCCGGCGGACCTGGAGGTCCTGGCGGCCCGGGAGGCCCGGGAGGCCCGGGTGGCCCACCGTCGGGACCGCCGTCCGGCGCGACTCCCGTCCCACCGGTGGCCCCGCCCGCCCGCCGCCGCACGCTCGGTGTGAACCTCGGCTTCCTGCCCGTGGTCAACCTGGTGGTGCTGGAAGTCGGTCTCGCGGTGGGACTGATCCTGCTCGCGATCAACGAGTCCCTGCTTTATGTCGCGATCGGTGTGCTGGCCGTCGCACTGGTGCTCGCTTTTCTCCGTTGGCGGGGAAAGTGGTTCACCCAATGGGTTGGACTTACCACCCGCTACACCTTCCGCACCCATGACCGGGTGGCGGATCCGGCGCCCCCGTCCAGCCTCGAGTCCATCGCGGCCGAAGAGGACGCGGTCACCGGACCCGACGACGCGAGGGTGAACCTGCTTCGGCTGGTGGTGCCGGACCTCGTGGTGGCGCATGGCACAGATCACGAACGCCAGCAGGTCGGGCTCGCCTGGCATGACGGCACGTGGACCGCGGTGCTGCTGGTGGAACCGACCCCGGATCTGATCACGCAGGCCGGTAGCGCGCCGAGTCTTCCACTTTCGGCGTTGGCACCCTGCCTCGAAGACCGTGGCGTGGTGCTCGACTCGATCCAGATGATCTGGCACTGCTACCCGGGCAGCGCCGCGTTGCCCGCCGACTCGCCCGCGCTGAGCTCGTACATGGAGGTGCTCGGCCCGCTGCCGGCGGCGGCGAGGCGGACCACCTGGGTCGCGATCCGGCTCGACCCGCGCCGCTGCCCGTCCGCCGTCCGGGAACGCGGTGGCGGCGTCGTCGGCGCCCACCGCGCGTTGATCGGCGCGTTGTCCCGGGTGCGCAACGCTCTCGAGTCCCGTGGCGTGCCGACCAGGCCGCTCAACCCCGACGAGCTGCTGCGGGCCGGTATTTCGGCCTCGGAGCTCACCTCGGTGGCCGGTTCGAGCTCGCGGGTGAGCCTGCAGGAGAGCTGGACCAGTGTGACGGCGGCCGGCATCGGGCACGCAAGCTACGCGATCACCAGCTGGCCGAAGGGCAAGATCACCAACAGTCTCAACGCACTGACCAGTGTCAGGGCGCTGTCGGCCACGGTTGCCATGTCGATCTCGCCCGCCGCCGACGAGGGGCAGATCGGGCTTCGCGGTGTCGTCCGGCTGAGTGCGCGCAACCCGCGTGAGCTCGAAGCCGCCGACGGCAGGCTGACCAGCATTTCGGGCCGGCTCGGCGTGACGCTGACGCCGCTGCGCGGGCTGCAGGTCGACGGTCTTGCCGCGACGCTGCCGATGGGAGGCACGGCATGAGTTCACGGGTGCGCGACGCAGGCCAGAACACCGGTGTGGCACCTGAGTTCACGGTCGACCCGGCGCTGCTCGACGCGATCAGCCCGTCCGGTGACCGGGGCGGGATCGTGCTGGGCTCCGGGATCAAGGGCGAACCGCTGACGATCTCCGCGCTGCGGTCGACGCCGACCAGGATCGTGCTGGTCGGCGGGCTGTACCTGGCCCGTCAGGTGGCTTTGCGGGCGATGGCGGTGGGGGCCTGGGTCGTGATCGCGACCGGGCGACCGGCGGCCTGGCAGGTGCTGTCGAAGGCGGCCGGAAGCCAGCCGAACGGCAGGCCGTCGCCGCTGGTGCAGATCCGGCGGCTGTCGCCGGTCGAGCTGCCGCGGCCCTCCGAGGACGCACC includes:
- the eccD gene encoding type VII secretion integral membrane protein EccD, which gives rise to MATGTTVFSRVTVVAPRTRIDVALPADVAVADLLPMLLEMAREATPDGGARHGGWALAKLGDAPLDPSRTLASLGVVDGELLQLRRRNENPPPPLYDDVVDAIAESDPDSFRPWTKETARRIGHIAGGLALVLAAVALFMGGSLYGGSALASAITGGVGAIACVSLGAVLAKAYQAEATGVLIAAAGGLPLAFVAGFYIVPGVSVRANLLLGSGLVVIVAAVAIMVMGAGITTFIAAATAGLIGVIAFLIATLIAHPAPGIAAGTAAVSLALISILPRATIWLAKLPLPHVPGNAEELKEDSGFPDYTAIERRTNVAHNYMTGLLIGCGGATAVAAIIASTSSTVFGIIMGVVATLVLLLRARSYANGSQAIALLTTGMVSAGGILLAWLGVEDAFGRLLWVFSALILIAAGSLVVGVIFPNQRFSPPMRRTVEIIEAICIATVLPLALAVMDLYSTLRHISFK
- a CDS encoding type VII secretion-associated serine protease mycosin, whose protein sequence is MAPARRNSRTRVRPSGPTGRTATVLLAATIGMLGPGVGPLTATAQAQDGEYYATPPPVQESQVPPDAAPKPDRAYEKGTACVTRNLGETVVLRNRPWGQGHLQIDDVHKMLQASNISAGGGVKVAVIDTGVTEHAYLSGRLEAGGDYVEESKQGLEDCDGHGTEVAGIIAAKTPPDIAFRGVAPDAQIVSIRQSSQNYKPAKESQTAQPPATGQQPPPEGGTPSNTATPGTELPPSNGGGQPAGDEETGSQQGGGGKRQQDQEGAAGTVDTLAQAVRHAADISGVKVINMSVDNCRPANGSISAGERRLQAAVRYAVNKDVVVVAAAGNTGENCPQNGGPGADPNRPSTIVTPPWFGTDVLSVAAIDQSGGVAEFSVHGPWVSVAAPGTDIISLDPATKGSTNLANQTIENGEPQYIQGTSFAAPYVAGVAALVRAKYPDLNAREVMRRITSTAQHPGAASGRDNFVGYGVVNPMAALTAVIPAEENLPPAASQPVPPEMPGSSDRDWTPMIVALAGTGGGLIALLITLFTVHTIRRTRDRSATQRV
- the eccB gene encoding type VII secretion protein EccB codes for the protein MPSTPTTKSQVQAYQFVLRRMQSALVRRDAVMLHDPMRTHTRATIVGVVLGMLGMLGFLIVGLLNPKPTPPDSGIVIGEQSGAVFVKTANPPKLIPVFNLASARLLLMAQQQQQGGQGAPAQSSGAKVEDPKVVPDEQLKDITRGKMTGIIDGPQLLPNKDQRVSDDWGVCDLTKIDPSLPSQVGLEQATTETTVFAGVPNLGRELGQEESLLVTADNGQSYLIYRQENNVNRTSANAVRARVDLSKPAVAVALQLNKQKSRRISTGLLNAIPEVGELKAPVIPNKGQRPATFTVSQSLMIGQVFATTRVGGQDAWAILPNGVQQVSAAVADLLLAENSGGRVGALPEVSLDKLQQLPLIQAGTPGALAVEDYPKSVPTTLEPALTPLTCLGWNIVNKGTPNEDGHTAVFVGSQLPGPKNAQGQSQAMPLSQPGPDGFKINGFYLQPGRGAVVRAATSKESFNSGQISLVSDRGLRYGVPDVNTANGLGLTDPRPAPEAIIRLLPTGASLNTGDVQKSYDSVPTDPKAGSFPTPAPQAAGAPSGN
- the eccE gene encoding type VII secretion protein EccE, translated to MVNLVVLEVGLAVGLILLAINESLLYVAIGVLAVALVLAFLRWRGKWFTQWVGLTTRYTFRTHDRVADPAPPSSLESIAAEEDAVTGPDDARVNLLRLVVPDLVVAHGTDHERQQVGLAWHDGTWTAVLLVEPTPDLITQAGSAPSLPLSALAPCLEDRGVVLDSIQMIWHCYPGSAALPADSPALSSYMEVLGPLPAAARRTTWVAIRLDPRRCPSAVRERGGGVVGAHRALIGALSRVRNALESRGVPTRPLNPDELLRAGISASELTSVAGSSSRVSLQESWTSVTAAGIGHASYAITSWPKGKITNSLNALTSVRALSATVAMSISPAADEGQIGLRGVVRLSARNPRELEAADGRLTSISGRLGVTLTPLRGLQVDGLAATLPMGGTA